From the Fibrobacter sp. UWR3 genome, one window contains:
- a CDS encoding metallophosphoesterase: MLYGICSDIHSNATAFEAVLQSMNDNGVERRVCLGDLVGYGADPDECVKLARDNMDLCLIGNHDSVAIKYESSVGFNPYAKQAIEWTQSHMSKESIEYLKALPYIKEENDITFVHASPLSPADWVYVTDLEEALDAFDHFHGTYCFIGHTHSPVIVASRPMAIPKILDEYEYTIANTERLLVNVGSVGQPRDRDCRASWCLLDTETKCVRIIRVEYDVFQTQERMRKAGMPEFLIERLSVGR; this comes from the coding sequence ATGCTTTACGGTATTTGTTCTGATATTCATTCCAATGCGACGGCGTTCGAGGCCGTGCTCCAGTCCATGAATGACAATGGTGTCGAAAGGCGAGTCTGCCTGGGCGACCTTGTGGGCTATGGCGCAGACCCCGACGAGTGCGTGAAACTTGCTCGCGACAATATGGACCTTTGCCTCATCGGAAACCACGACAGCGTGGCTATCAAGTATGAATCGAGCGTGGGGTTCAACCCGTATGCGAAGCAGGCCATCGAATGGACGCAGTCGCACATGAGCAAGGAATCGATCGAGTACCTTAAGGCGCTCCCTTACATCAAGGAAGAAAACGACATTACCTTCGTGCATGCATCCCCGCTTTCCCCTGCGGACTGGGTGTACGTGACCGACCTCGAAGAGGCTCTCGACGCCTTTGACCATTTCCACGGAACGTACTGCTTTATCGGGCATACGCACAGCCCGGTAATTGTGGCGAGTCGCCCGATGGCTATCCCCAAGATTCTGGACGAGTACGAGTACACCATCGCGAATACCGAACGCCTGCTGGTGAATGTGGGCAGCGTGGGCCAGCCGCGCGACCGCGATTGCCGTGCTAGCTGGTGCCTGCTCGATACCGAGACGAAGTGCGTGCGCATTATCCGCGTAGAATACGACGTGTTCCAGACGCAGGAACGCATGCGCAAGGCGGGCATGCCCGAGTTCCTCATCGAACGCCTGAGCGTAGGCAGATAG
- a CDS encoding peptidylprolyl isomerase: MEVIEDKTKVSIAYVLLEKGGRILEEIPATHPFVYIHGYNNIIPGLETALAGRKLGERFSVDIPANLGYGPYRKDLILKVPKAELQDVGELWLGMELEMFMDNDIREFQLPETADEFVEDLNLDSDESDGIYTVKEIYRDSVLVDGNHPFAGKDLTFEVEVVAIEEPSFTELESGFPDQDEYDDGYEDGYDEKY, translated from the coding sequence ATGGAAGTAATCGAAGACAAGACAAAGGTTAGCATCGCCTACGTGCTGCTCGAAAAGGGCGGACGCATACTGGAAGAAATTCCCGCGACACACCCGTTTGTCTATATCCACGGCTACAACAACATAATCCCGGGGCTCGAGACGGCACTCGCGGGGCGCAAGCTCGGCGAGAGGTTCAGCGTCGACATCCCGGCAAACCTCGGTTACGGCCCGTACCGCAAGGACCTTATCCTGAAAGTCCCCAAGGCAGAACTGCAAGACGTGGGCGAACTCTGGCTCGGGATGGAACTCGAGATGTTCATGGACAACGACATCCGCGAATTCCAGTTGCCCGAGACGGCGGACGAGTTCGTCGAAGACCTGAACCTCGACAGCGACGAGAGCGACGGCATATACACGGTCAAGGAAATCTACCGCGACTCCGTGCTCGTAGATGGTAACCACCCCTTCGCGGGCAAGGACCTCACGTTCGAGGTCGAAGTCGTTGCCATCGAGGAACCCAGCTTCACTGAACTTGAATCTGGATTTCCCGACCAGGACGAATACGACGACGGGTACGAAGACGGCTACGACGAGAAGTATTAG